A stretch of Mya arenaria isolate MELC-2E11 chromosome 14, ASM2691426v1 DNA encodes these proteins:
- the LOC128216276 gene encoding uncharacterized protein LOC128216276, with protein MHVTVTCYKQLSVNRQKTDEPPIFVGPLFIHDSSDFETYVNFFDHIRNKLVNVSLDSLVIGTDDEKAMVKAITTSFPSSTHVLCTGHLRQNAKQRLVDDAVTLADRNYILNKIFGPDGIVSADDSICYDEKCDELGRHLATVSNKFHKYFVDRLEPILKTKVNHPVRHDLIGANWTNNNCESINHVLKQLIDWKSKSLTDLIDAIHRLVRGQFAELRSAIIGTGEFRLAPTHEKFKLTKTDWVTMTLEQRSRHFSKYRNYLFTNPRLLTSTNGQVTIVAPKTLGRKPGQRRRKVNERTTTLTKRTKKDS; from the coding sequence ATGCATGTCACTGTTACGTGCTACAAACAGTTAAGTGTAAACAGACAAAAGACAGACGAGCCCCCTATTTTTGTTGGGCCGCTGTTCATACACGACAGCAGTGACTTCGAAACGTATGTCAACTTCTTTGACCATATCCGAAATAAGCTTGTCAATGTAAGCCTGGACAGTTTAGTCATAGGGACAGACGATGAGAAAGCAATGGTCAAGGCAATAACTACCAGCTTCCCAAGTTCAACACATGTACTCTGTACAGGACATTTACGACAAAATGCAAAGCAGAGGTTAGTCGACGACGCTGTGACCTTGGCCGACCGgaattatattttgaacaagATCTTTGGTCCGGATGGCATTGTTAGTGCGGATGACAGTATATGTTACGACGAGAAATGTGACGAACTCGGGCGTCATTTAGCTACAGTATCCAACAAGTTTCACAAATACTTCGTCGACAGACTAGAGCCGATCCTGAAAACAAAGGTCAACCATCCCGTCAGACATGACCTGATTGGGGCGAACTGGACGAACAATAACTGCGAATCGATCAACCACGTGTTAAAACAATTGATAGACTGGAAGTCAAAATCTCTTACAGACCTGATCGATGCAATACACAGACTCGTACGAGGTCAATTTGCCGAACTCCGCAGTGCCATAATCGGCACGGGCGAGTTCCGACTTGCCCCGACTCATGAAAAGTTCAAACTGACTAAAACAGACTGGGTTACTATGACATTAGAACAAAGGTCACGGCACTTTTCCAAGTACCGCAATTACCTGTTCACGAACCCACGTCTACTGACGTCAACTAACGGACAGGTTACAATTGTGGCCCCAAAGACCCTTGGTAGGAAACCCGGACAAAGAAGAAGGAAGGTGAATGAGAGAACTACTACATTGACAAAACGGACGAAGAAGGATAGTTAA